In Quercus robur chromosome 11, dhQueRobu3.1, whole genome shotgun sequence, the following proteins share a genomic window:
- the LOC126706759 gene encoding protein PHLOEM PROTEIN 2-LIKE A2-like encodes MEYSHEHRDGHSNPHRKAESSNVGVDPNPQGSFKVPIKALNIIWGNDPRFWQLISLSEEETQLTGFKDGAVLLQVNWIEVTGKVPSSNFSKEAPASKYEIYYIVKFKVDAFGWHSVPIKFKVRINGEETVKSMNLESYREKNDVWHEIPGGEFSVVKESTAGNVEFGMFEVESDWWKGGMVLAGIKIKPKVAN; translated from the exons ATGGAGTACTCACATGAACATAGAGATGGTCACTCTAATCCGCATCGAAAAGCt GAATCCTCTAATGTAGGAGTCGACCCAAACCCTCAAGGATCATTTAAAGTCCCTATCAAAGCTCTAAACATCATATGGGGAAATGATCCCCGTTTTTGGCAACTGATTAGTCTTTCAGAAGAGGAAACTCA GTTGACAGGGTTCAAAGATGGTGCAGTGCTGCTCCAAGTGAACTGGATTGAGGTCACAGGGAAAGTACCTTCTTCCAATTTCTCCAAGGAAGCTCCGGcttcaaaatatgaaatatacTATATTGTGAAGTTCAAGGTGGATGCTTTTGGGTGGCATTCTGTTCCAATCAAATTCAAGGTGAGAATCAATGGAGAAGAGACTGTGAAGAGCATGAACCTCGAGTCCTACCGGGAGAAAAATGACGTGTGGCATGAGATCCCCGGCGGCGAATTCTCAGTTGTCAAGGAGAGTACTGCTGGGAATGTGGAGTTTGGTATGTTTGAAGTTGAGAGTGACTGGTGGAAAGGAGGCATGGTTCTTGCAGGAAtcaaaattaagccaaaagTAGCTAATTAA
- the LOC126706757 gene encoding uncharacterized protein LOC126706757 isoform X1, with product MEMETETEINLSVKEEEGLKIEDVSGKVHQLPCSVKYNGPSSVSQYFKPKPTPTTGIQESFFRGRNLLGTTLPIPHPYSGFVIGKKSFVKRKASDMSEEKNSSCWEVKAKFQNLTYWNHDTLPSHDDAFSRSFHWLSVAEALHKPVTAEDLVSASMALKKMD from the exons ATGGAAATGGAAACGGAAACGGAGATCAATCTGAgtgtgaaagaagaagaagggttgAAGATTGAGGATGTGAGCGGTAAGGTCCATCAACTCCCTTGCTCCGTCAAGTACAATGGGCCTTCCTCCGTTTCCCAATATTTCAAACCAAAGCCCACACCCACCACCGGGATTCAAGAGTCCTTTTTCCGAGGAAGAAACTTGCTCGGAACTACTCTTCCAATTCCACATCCCTATTCTG GCTTTGTCATAGGAAAGAAGAGTTTTGTCAAGAGAAAAGCTTCTGATATGTCTGAAGAGAAAAACTCAAGCTGCTGGGAGGTGAaggcaaaatttcaaaatctaacATATTGGAATCATGACACCCTCCCTTCACATGATGATGCTTTTTCCCGTTCTTTTCACTGGCTCTCTGTTGCCGAAGCG CTGCACAAGCCAGTGACTGCTGAAGATTTGGTTTCTGCATCTATGGCTCTCAAGAAAATGGATTGA
- the LOC126706757 gene encoding uncharacterized protein C12B10.15c isoform X2, producing MEMETETEINLSVKEEEGLKIEDVSGKVHQLPCSVKYNGPSSVSQYFKPKPTPTTGIQESFFRGRNLLGTTLPIPHPYSGFVIGKKSFVKRKASDMSEEKNSSCWEVKAKFQNLTYWNHDTLPSHDDAFSRSFHWLSVAEAVNFCFITVVQKHKTCCTSQ from the exons ATGGAAATGGAAACGGAAACGGAGATCAATCTGAgtgtgaaagaagaagaagggttgAAGATTGAGGATGTGAGCGGTAAGGTCCATCAACTCCCTTGCTCCGTCAAGTACAATGGGCCTTCCTCCGTTTCCCAATATTTCAAACCAAAGCCCACACCCACCACCGGGATTCAAGAGTCCTTTTTCCGAGGAAGAAACTTGCTCGGAACTACTCTTCCAATTCCACATCCCTATTCTG GCTTTGTCATAGGAAAGAAGAGTTTTGTCAAGAGAAAAGCTTCTGATATGTCTGAAGAGAAAAACTCAAGCTGCTGGGAGGTGAaggcaaaatttcaaaatctaacATATTGGAATCATGACACCCTCCCTTCACATGATGATGCTTTTTCCCGTTCTTTTCACTGGCTCTCTGTTGCCGAAGCGGTAAATttctgcttcatcactgttgtTCAGAAACACAAAACTTG CTGCACAAGCCAGTGA
- the LOC126706441 gene encoding protein PHLOEM PROTEIN 2-LIKE A9-like, translating to MAASTNKPHWDSLPTVQAETKTENGIVTTRYPPKKLNIIWGNDSRYWRLPQDANGSPAELIQVSWLEVTGTFDGTKGKKYEIGFEVSLTPDAFGWNGCHVYVMAKVGKRGKYSWKRSSLENPKSGNFQIPLETLDIKVDDNANSTDNKIYFGMYEVWSGKWKGGLKIYNAIIKEVPVTPPPTAS from the exons ATGGCTGCAAGTACAAACAAACCTCATTGGGATTCGCTTCCCACCGTGCAAGCAGAAACAAAG ACAGAAAATGGCATTGTGACGACTAGATATCCTCCAAAAAAACTCAATATCATATGGGGCAATGACAGTCGATACTGGCGCTTACCACAAGa tgCTAATGGCAGTCCTGCAGAATTGATACAAGTGTCTTGGCTGGAGGTAACTGGTACATTCGATGGAACAAAAGGCAAGAAGTATGAAATAGGGTTTGAAGTATCATTGACACCAGATGCATTTGGATGGAATGGATGCCATGTTTACGTGATGGCCAAGGTTGGAAAAAGGGGAAAATACTCTTGGAAAAGATCATCATTGGAGAATCCCAAGTCAGGGAATTTTCAGATTCCTCTTGAAACTCTTGATATCAAAGTTGATGATAATGCCAATAGTACTGACAACAAGATCTACTTCGGTATGTATGAAGTCTGGAGTGGGAAATGGAAGGGAGGTCTCAAAATTTACAACGCAATCATCAAAGAAGTTCCTGTAACTCCTCCCCCTACAGCTTCTTGA